Proteins encoded in a region of the Streptomyces violaceoruber genome:
- a CDS encoding aldehyde dehydrogenase family protein yields MTAAGAPDTGPLTLKSGTSWTDAWHRCRTVAPEAFRDDRVLNLWDAGWRTDGRVLPAASPVDGTPIAGPPRIDAETAHRAVRASLDQHRAWRHVPLPERRARVAATLDALAQHRELLAMLLVWEIGKPWRSARADVDRAVDGVRWYLDGIEDMLDGRAPLDGPVSNIASWNYPMSVLVHALLVQALAGNAVIAKTPTDGGVACLTLACALAARDGLPVTLLSGSGRELSQALVRAPEIGCVSFVGGRDTGADVATALADLGKRHILEQEGLNTWGIWNFTDWDALTRTVPKLFDYAKQRCTAYPRFVVQRQRFDAFLAAYLPAVRTLRVGHPLAVAAPDDPYPALDFGPVINAAKAKELHDQVAEAVDRGAVPLHRGSAADARFLPGQDTSAYVQPVTLLNPPRSSPLHHAEPFGPVDTIVLVDTEAELLAAMNASNGALVATLSTDDPATYDRLAPQIRAFKVGHGVPRSRGDRDELFGGHGASWHGAFVGGELLVRAVTRGPAGERLPGNFPDHHLMP; encoded by the coding sequence ATGACGGCGGCCGGAGCCCCGGACACCGGGCCCCTCACCCTGAAGTCCGGCACCTCCTGGACCGACGCCTGGCACCGCTGCCGCACCGTCGCCCCCGAGGCGTTCCGCGACGATCGCGTCCTCAACCTCTGGGACGCCGGCTGGCGGACGGACGGCCGGGTCCTGCCGGCAGCCAGCCCGGTCGACGGCACCCCGATCGCCGGCCCGCCCCGGATCGACGCCGAGACGGCCCACCGCGCCGTACGCGCCTCGCTCGACCAGCACCGGGCCTGGCGCCACGTCCCCCTGCCCGAGCGCCGCGCCCGCGTCGCGGCCACCCTCGACGCCCTCGCCCAGCACCGCGAACTGCTCGCGATGCTGCTGGTCTGGGAGATCGGCAAGCCCTGGCGGTCGGCGCGGGCCGACGTCGACCGGGCCGTCGACGGCGTGCGCTGGTACCTCGACGGCATCGAGGACATGCTCGACGGGCGCGCTCCGCTGGACGGCCCGGTGTCCAACATCGCCAGCTGGAACTACCCGATGAGCGTCCTCGTCCACGCCCTGCTGGTCCAGGCACTGGCGGGCAACGCGGTCATCGCCAAGACCCCGACCGACGGCGGAGTCGCCTGCCTGACACTGGCCTGCGCACTCGCCGCCCGCGATGGACTTCCCGTCACCCTCCTCAGCGGCAGCGGCCGGGAGCTGTCCCAGGCGCTGGTCCGGGCGCCCGAGATCGGCTGCGTCTCCTTCGTCGGCGGCCGGGACACGGGCGCGGACGTCGCCACCGCCCTCGCCGACCTCGGCAAGCGGCACATCCTCGAACAGGAAGGACTCAACACCTGGGGCATCTGGAACTTCACGGACTGGGACGCGCTCACCCGGACCGTCCCCAAGCTCTTCGACTACGCCAAGCAACGCTGCACCGCCTACCCGCGCTTCGTCGTCCAGCGGCAGCGGTTCGACGCCTTCCTCGCGGCCTACCTCCCGGCCGTCCGCACACTGCGCGTCGGCCACCCGCTCGCCGTGGCCGCACCGGACGACCCGTACCCGGCGCTCGACTTCGGCCCGGTGATCAACGCGGCGAAGGCCAAGGAGCTGCACGACCAGGTCGCCGAGGCCGTCGACCGGGGCGCCGTCCCGCTGCACCGCGGCAGTGCGGCCGATGCCCGCTTCCTGCCCGGCCAGGACACCTCGGCCTACGTCCAGCCGGTCACCCTGCTCAACCCGCCCCGCTCCTCACCCCTGCACCACGCGGAACCCTTCGGCCCGGTCGACACCATCGTCCTGGTCGACACCGAGGCCGAGCTGCTCGCCGCGATGAACGCCTCCAACGGCGCTCTGGTGGCCACGCTCTCCACGGACGACCCGGCGACGTACGACAGGCTGGCGCCGCAGATCCGCGCGTTCAAGGTCGGCCACGGGGTACCGCGCTCCCGCGGGGACCGCGACGAGCTGTTCGGCGGACACGGGGCGTCCTGGCACGGCGCCTTCGTGGGCGGTGAGCTGCTGGTGCGCGCCGTGACCCGCGGACCGGCGGGGGAGCGGCTGCCGGGGAACTTCCCGGACCACCACCTCATGCCGTAA
- the sucD gene encoding succinate--CoA ligase subunit alpha, whose amino-acid sequence MAIYLTKESKVLVQGMTGAEGMKHTRRMLAAGTDVVGGVNPRKAGRTVDFDNRTVPVFGSVREGIERTGADVTVVFVPPAFAEAAVVEAADAGIGLAVVITEGIPVHDSVALTAHARAKGTRVIGPNCPGLITPGQSNAGIIPPDITKPGRIGLVSKSGTLTYQLMYELRDIGFSTCVGIGGDPVVGTSHIDCLAAFEDDPDTELIVLIGEIGGDAEERAAAHIRAHVTKPVVAYIAGFTAPEGRTMGHAGAIVSGSSGTARAKKEALESVGVRVGSTPTETARHVLEALDAPAGAAPDGAARDGARA is encoded by the coding sequence ATGGCGATCTACCTCACCAAGGAGAGCAAGGTCCTCGTCCAGGGCATGACCGGTGCCGAGGGCATGAAGCACACCCGCCGCATGCTGGCCGCGGGCACCGACGTCGTCGGCGGCGTCAACCCGCGCAAGGCGGGCCGCACCGTGGACTTCGACAACCGCACCGTCCCGGTCTTCGGATCGGTCCGCGAGGGCATCGAACGCACGGGCGCCGACGTCACGGTCGTCTTCGTGCCACCGGCCTTCGCCGAGGCCGCGGTCGTCGAGGCCGCCGACGCCGGGATCGGCCTCGCGGTCGTCATCACCGAGGGCATCCCGGTCCACGACTCCGTCGCCCTCACCGCCCACGCAAGGGCCAAGGGCACCCGTGTCATCGGCCCCAACTGCCCCGGCCTGATCACCCCCGGCCAGTCCAACGCGGGCATCATCCCGCCCGACATCACCAAGCCCGGCCGCATCGGCCTGGTCTCCAAGTCGGGCACGCTCACCTACCAACTCATGTACGAACTGCGCGACATCGGCTTCTCCACCTGCGTCGGCATCGGCGGCGACCCGGTCGTCGGCACCAGCCACATCGACTGCCTCGCCGCCTTCGAGGACGATCCCGACACCGAGCTGATCGTCCTCATCGGCGAGATCGGCGGCGACGCGGAGGAACGCGCGGCGGCTCACATCCGCGCGCACGTCACCAAGCCGGTCGTCGCCTACATCGCCGGCTTCACCGCGCCCGAGGGCCGGACGATGGGCCACGCCGGTGCCATCGTCTCCGGCTCCTCGGGCACGGCGCGGGCGAAGAAGGAGGCGCTGGAGTCGGTCGGCGTACGGGTCGGGAGCACACCGACCGAGACGGCACGGCACGTACTCGAGGCACTCGACGCGCCCGCAGGTGCCGCACCGGACGGCGCGGCCCGCGACGGAGCCCGCGCATGA
- the sucC gene encoding ADP-forming succinate--CoA ligase subunit beta, whose translation MDLYEHQARELFKEHGIVVPRAEVTDSPERAREVARALGGRAVVKAQVKTGGRGKAGGVRLAADPAEAEEAARRILGMDIRGHTVGTVMLAEPCDIEREFYVSYVLDRASGGFLAIASAEGGTEIEEVAARRPEAVARIPVDPATGVHTATAVRIADAAGLPPQTVDTLVRLWKVLVREDALLVEVNPLVRTAEGRIVALDGKVTLDDNARFRQSRWGETRQEDADSLEARAGAKGLNYVKLDGEVGVIGNGAGLVMSTLDVVAGCGARPANFLDIGGGASARVMADGLSVVLSDPDVRSVLVNVFGGITACDAVADGIVRALDEVRLTKPLVVRLDGNNAARGRALLDARAHPLVEQATTMDGAARRAARLATAASTAGQAG comes from the coding sequence ATGGACCTGTACGAACACCAGGCAAGGGAACTCTTCAAGGAACACGGGATCGTGGTCCCGAGGGCCGAGGTCACCGACTCGCCCGAACGGGCCCGGGAGGTCGCCCGCGCACTCGGCGGACGCGCCGTCGTCAAGGCGCAGGTGAAGACCGGCGGGCGCGGCAAGGCGGGCGGAGTGCGGCTCGCCGCCGACCCGGCCGAGGCCGAGGAGGCGGCGCGGCGCATCCTCGGCATGGACATCAGGGGACACACGGTCGGCACCGTCATGCTGGCCGAACCCTGCGACATAGAGCGGGAGTTCTACGTCTCCTACGTCCTCGACCGGGCGTCCGGCGGCTTCCTCGCCATCGCCTCCGCGGAGGGCGGCACGGAGATCGAGGAGGTCGCCGCCCGGCGGCCCGAGGCGGTGGCGCGCATCCCCGTCGACCCCGCCACGGGCGTGCACACGGCCACCGCGGTACGCATCGCCGACGCCGCCGGCCTGCCCCCGCAGACCGTCGACACGCTGGTGCGGCTGTGGAAGGTACTGGTCCGCGAGGACGCCCTCCTGGTCGAGGTCAACCCGTTGGTCAGGACGGCCGAGGGCCGGATCGTGGCCCTCGACGGCAAGGTCACCCTCGACGACAACGCCCGCTTCCGGCAGTCCCGTTGGGGCGAGACGAGGCAGGAGGACGCCGACTCCCTGGAGGCGCGGGCCGGCGCCAAGGGCCTCAACTACGTCAAGCTGGACGGCGAGGTCGGCGTCATCGGCAACGGCGCCGGGCTGGTCATGTCGACACTCGACGTGGTCGCCGGCTGCGGTGCCCGCCCCGCCAACTTCCTCGACATCGGCGGGGGCGCCTCCGCCCGGGTCATGGCCGACGGACTGTCCGTCGTGCTCTCCGACCCCGACGTGAGGTCCGTCCTCGTCAACGTCTTCGGCGGCATCACCGCCTGCGACGCGGTCGCCGACGGCATCGTCCGCGCCCTGGACGAGGTCCGGCTCACCAAACCGCTCGTCGTACGCCTCGACGGGAACAACGCCGCGCGGGGCCGGGCCCTGCTCGACGCCCGCGCGCACCCCCTGGTCGAACAGGCCACCACCATGGACGGCGCCGCCCGCCGTGCCGCCCGGCTCGCCACCGCGGCGTCCACCGCCGGACAGGCCGGATAA
- a CDS encoding thiamine pyrophosphate-binding protein, with protein sequence MPDDTQDVISGGHLVAKALKAEGVDRIYTLCGGHIIDIYDGCVDEGIEVVDVRHEQVAAHAADGYARITGKPGCAVVTAGPGTTDAVTGVANAFRAESPMLLIGGQGAHTQHKMGSLQDLPHVDMMTPITKFAATVPDTARAADMVSMAFRECYHGAPGPSFLEIPRDVLDAKVPAEKARVPRAGGYRASTRSAGDPEAVERLADLLVHAEKPAVLLGSQVWTTRATEAAVELVRTLNVPAYMNGAGRGTLPPGDPHHFQLSRRYAFSNADVIVIVGTPFDFRMGYGKRLSPDATVVQIDLDYRTVGKNRDIDLGIVGDAGLVLKSVTEAASGRINGGAAKRKEWLDELRAAERTALDKRLPQLRSDASPIHPYRLVSEINDFLTEDSIYIGDGGDIVTFSGQVVQPKSPGHWMDPGPLGTLGVGVPFVLAAKQARPDKEVVALFGDGAFSLTGWDFETLVRYDLPFVGIVGNNSSMNQIRYGQAVKYGKERERVGNTLGDVPYDEFARMLGGHGEEVRDPADIGPALRRARESGKPSLINVWVDPDAYAPGTMNQTMYK encoded by the coding sequence ATGCCCGACGACACCCAGGACGTCATCTCCGGCGGCCACCTCGTTGCCAAGGCACTCAAGGCAGAAGGGGTCGACCGCATCTACACGCTGTGCGGCGGCCACATCATCGACATCTACGACGGCTGCGTCGACGAGGGCATCGAGGTCGTCGACGTACGCCACGAGCAGGTCGCCGCGCACGCCGCCGACGGGTACGCCCGCATCACCGGCAAGCCCGGCTGCGCGGTGGTCACCGCCGGGCCGGGCACCACCGACGCCGTCACCGGGGTCGCCAACGCCTTCCGCGCCGAGTCACCCATGCTGCTGATCGGCGGTCAGGGTGCCCACACCCAGCACAAGATGGGCTCACTCCAGGACCTGCCGCACGTCGACATGATGACGCCGATCACCAAGTTCGCGGCGACCGTGCCGGACACCGCGCGCGCCGCCGACATGGTGTCGATGGCGTTCCGCGAGTGCTACCACGGCGCGCCGGGTCCGTCCTTCCTGGAGATCCCGCGCGACGTGCTGGACGCCAAGGTGCCGGCGGAGAAGGCGCGGGTGCCGCGGGCCGGGGGCTACCGCGCCTCCACCAGGTCGGCCGGCGACCCGGAGGCGGTCGAGAGGCTCGCCGACCTGCTGGTGCACGCCGAGAAGCCGGCCGTCCTGCTCGGCAGCCAGGTGTGGACGACGCGCGCCACCGAGGCCGCCGTCGAGCTGGTCCGCACACTGAACGTCCCGGCGTACATGAACGGCGCCGGACGCGGCACCCTGCCGCCGGGCGACCCGCACCACTTCCAGCTCTCCCGGCGCTACGCCTTCTCCAACGCCGACGTGATCGTCATCGTGGGCACGCCCTTCGACTTCCGGATGGGCTACGGCAAGCGGCTCTCCCCGGACGCGACCGTCGTGCAGATCGACCTCGACTACCGCACCGTCGGCAAGAACCGCGACATCGACCTCGGCATCGTCGGCGACGCGGGGCTGGTGCTGAAGTCGGTGACCGAGGCGGCGTCCGGGCGGATCAACGGGGGCGCGGCGAAGCGCAAGGAGTGGCTGGACGAGCTGCGCGCGGCCGAGCGGACGGCGCTGGACAAGCGGCTGCCGCAGCTCAGGTCGGACGCCTCCCCCATCCACCCGTACCGGCTGGTCAGCGAGATCAACGACTTCCTCACCGAGGACTCGATCTACATCGGCGACGGCGGCGACATCGTCACCTTCTCCGGTCAGGTCGTGCAGCCCAAGTCACCCGGCCACTGGATGGACCCGGGACCGCTGGGCACGCTCGGCGTCGGCGTCCCCTTCGTGCTGGCCGCCAAGCAGGCGCGGCCCGACAAGGAGGTCGTCGCCCTCTTCGGCGACGGCGCCTTCTCGCTCACCGGCTGGGACTTCGAGACCCTCGTCCGCTACGACCTCCCCTTCGTCGGCATCGTCGGCAACAACTCCTCGATGAACCAGATCCGCTACGGCCAGGCCGTCAAGTACGGCAAGGAGCGCGAACGGGTCGGCAACACCCTCGGCGACGTGCCCTACGACGAGTTCGCCCGGATGCTGGGCGGCCACGGCGAGGAGGTCCGCGACCCCGCCGACATCGGCCCCGCGCTGCGCCGGGCCCGCGAGTCCGGCAAGCCGTCCCTGATCAACGTCTGGGTGGACCCGGACGCGTACGCCCCCGGAACCATGAACCAGACGATGTACAAGTGA
- the frc gene encoding formyl-CoA transferase — protein sequence MTAKALEGIRVLDMTHVQSGPSATQLLAWLGADVVKLEAPHGDITRGQLRDLPDVDSLYFTMLNCNKRSITLNTKSERGKEILTELIRRSDVMVENFGPGAVDRMGFTWDRVKEINPRIVYASIKGFGEGPYTAFKAYEVVAQAMGGSMSTTGFEDGPPLATGAQIGDSGTGVHVVAGILAALYQREHTGRGQRVNVAMQHAVLNLCRVKLRDQQRLSHGPLAEYPNEDFGDEVPRSGNASGGGQPGWAVKCAPGGPNDYVYVIVQPVGWQPLSELIGRPELAEDPEWATPRARLPKLNKMFQLIEEWSSTLPKWEVLERLNAHNIPCGPILSTKEIIEDDSLVANEMVVTVPHPERGEFVTVGSPLKLSDSPVEVTSSPLLGEHNEEVYVGELGLGDEELRLLKSSGVI from the coding sequence ATGACAGCGAAGGCTCTTGAGGGCATCCGCGTCCTGGACATGACGCATGTGCAGTCCGGGCCCTCGGCGACCCAGCTGCTCGCCTGGCTCGGCGCGGACGTCGTGAAGCTGGAGGCGCCGCACGGCGACATCACGCGGGGGCAGCTGCGCGATCTGCCGGACGTCGACTCCCTCTACTTCACGATGCTCAACTGCAACAAGCGCAGCATCACCCTCAACACCAAGTCCGAGCGCGGCAAGGAGATCCTCACCGAGCTGATCCGGCGCTCGGACGTCATGGTCGAGAACTTCGGACCGGGCGCGGTGGACCGGATGGGCTTCACCTGGGACCGCGTCAAGGAGATCAATCCACGGATCGTCTACGCCTCCATCAAGGGGTTCGGCGAGGGCCCGTACACCGCGTTCAAGGCGTACGAGGTCGTCGCGCAGGCCATGGGCGGATCGATGTCCACCACCGGTTTCGAGGACGGGCCGCCGCTGGCGACGGGGGCCCAGATCGGGGACTCGGGCACGGGCGTCCACGTCGTGGCGGGCATCCTCGCCGCCCTCTACCAGCGGGAGCACACCGGACGTGGTCAGCGGGTGAACGTGGCCATGCAGCACGCGGTGCTCAACCTCTGCCGGGTGAAGCTGCGCGACCAGCAGCGCCTGAGCCATGGTCCACTCGCCGAATATCCCAACGAGGACTTCGGCGACGAGGTTCCCAGGTCCGGCAACGCCTCCGGCGGCGGGCAGCCGGGGTGGGCGGTCAAGTGCGCGCCGGGCGGCCCCAACGACTACGTGTACGTCATCGTCCAGCCGGTCGGCTGGCAGCCGCTCAGTGAGCTGATCGGCAGGCCCGAGCTGGCCGAGGACCCCGAGTGGGCGACGCCGCGGGCCCGGCTGCCGAAGCTGAACAAGATGTTCCAGCTGATCGAGGAGTGGTCGTCCACGCTGCCCAAGTGGGAGGTGCTGGAGCGGCTGAACGCCCACAACATCCCGTGCGGGCCGATCCTGTCCACGAAGGAGATCATCGAGGACGACTCCCTGGTCGCCAACGAGATGGTCGTCACCGTCCCCCATCCCGAGCGCGGCGAGTTCGTGACCGTGGGCAGCCCGCTCAAGCTCTCGGACTCTCCGGTGGAGGTGACCAGTTCGCCGCTGCTGGGCGAGCACAACGAGGAGGTCTACGTCGGTGAGCTGGGCCTCGGCGACGAGGAACTGCGGCTGCTCAAGTCGAGCGGGGTGATCTGA